Proteins co-encoded in one Pseudochaenichthys georgianus chromosome 22, fPseGeo1.2, whole genome shotgun sequence genomic window:
- the coa8 gene encoding cytochrome c oxidase assembly factor 8: MASKITAAAWRIFSPFTLHSPCSISALNIRQCSSKLATKQDTTPKRSPFRPAVSSTHDWIGPPNPLSNLRPIVYHIPENESDLQKRLRHLRQETEDWNHDFWTKQNFSFTKQKEEFIISQLKAEGLTPRDAEGRRRSLDSEVMAVFYKGFLDTNRVRHSSYNNEWYRRNFTITMLMARVALRNIWRTVTKRNDKNNSTSTT, from the exons ATGGCGTCCAAAATAACAGCAGCAGCATGGAGGATTTTCAGCCCTTTTACACTCCACTCTCCTTGCAGTATATCAGCACTGAATATACGGCAATGTAGCTCCAAACTGGCAACCAAGCAGGACACAACACCAAAG AGATCTCCCTTCAGACCGGCTGTCAGCTCCACTCACGATTGGATCGGTCCTCCGAACCCTCTCTCTAACCTCCGTCCGATCGTTTACCACATCCCTGAGAACGAGTCAGATCTGCAGAAACGTCTGAGACACCTGAGGCAGGAAACCGAGGACTGGAACCACGACTTCTGGACCAAACAGAACTTCAGCTTCACAAAG CAAAAAGAAGAATTTATCATTTCACAACTGAAGGCAGAAGGCTTGACTCCGCGTGATGCAGAAG GTCGGCGGCGCTCCCTGGACAGTGAAGTGATGGCCGTGTTTTACAAAGGCTTCTTGGACACAAACAGAGTACGACATTCGAGTTATAACAA TGAATGGTACCGACGTAACTTCACCATCACCATGCTCATGGCCCGCGTCGCTCTGAGGAACATCTGGAGGACTGTTACTAAAAGAAACGACAAGAATAACAGCACATCTACCACCTga